CTCCGAAAAATAGTTGCGGATTGATCGTAGCATAGAGTAAGTCCCTGTTGCTAATCCTAATAACAGTCCGACTATTAAGAAAATTGGCTCTGTTCCCCAATGATTATCCAGCCATCTGCCTGCAAAAATACCTATAAGAATACATCCTACTAATTGGAAAAGAATTGCGGACATTAATGCCATTGCTTGAAAAGGGTTGCGGTTCTTTTGATTTTTTTGACCCATACAGATCACATCCTCACGATCAGAGAATGAGAGGCGGAAGGTGAAAATTTCATAAAACTTTCATATGTAAAACAGGCTATCAGTGATAAAAATCACTGAAAACATTGTGAAAACCCTATCATTCCACACCCTATGTAAGTATATAATAGGCATATGCCAATGTCAATTGATTTCAGGCAATAATATTCACAAAAATGTCAAAGATGTCCATCGTGAATTTTGTCTGAAAACGGCGATTTTTCTAGGAAATAAAAAGGCTTGTGATTAGTACAGATTCCTCTTTTCTATCATCTATTATATAACAAAAAACAACACTATACCGCCAAATTCTTACCCATTCTTAGATTATAACTCATAAACTTAAAAAATTCTCATCAAATTCTCATTTTAAAAACTTTTTTTAAATAATTTTAGGTGTCAGGCACCATGTGAAAAATTCACATGGTGCCTGACACCTATTTGTCGATGACGATTCCTGTTTGAATGGAGTCTTCTTTGCCTGCTTTTTTGGCAAAGACTTTGATAAGGTAAACACCTTCGGGGGGGAGGTCTTCTGTTTTGAATTCTTTGCGGATGAGTCCTTTTTTTACGTTTGTTTTTGTGTCGAGGAAGCCGATAAAGCGGTAATCTTGCGGATCAAAGAGCGCAATGCCGAATTCTTCAGCTCCTCCTGGCAGATAAACTTCGTAACGGTATGTTCCAGGCTTATCTCCCTGTGCAAAGTCAAAACCCATCACTCTAGGGTAATCCGGCTCTTTTAGTACATACAAATAAGGAATGTGAATCTGTTCTCCGCCCGCACTAATCGTTAAAAAACCATCATGGACCTTGTCTTTAAATAATAGCGGATCTACTGCCAGCGTTACCTTTACTGTTTTGGTTTCCTTCGGCCCTATTGAAAATGATAGTGGAAGTCGCCACTCCAGCCCCACCACCTTTTTGGGTACGATGAACGAATAGGCGATCGGATGGCTGGTAATATTCTCTATCTTCAACTCAGCTTCATGCAGGTTACTGCTGTTTGTAAATTTTCCAAATCGAATACTTCCCGGCAATACTAACGATTCCGCCTTGACGGCCTGATCAACCCGAATCCTGCCTGCCCCCTGCTCAAAGGTACGGTAAGCTGTACGGCCCTCTGCATCCTTCATCAGATGAGGGCTTTCGTATTTTCCAATTTCAACTGATTCGTCATGAACAAGCGGTTTGGCAGTATTCATCAGCGCCGCCTTGATTTGTTCCGGTGTCCACTCAGGATGAGCCTGCTTTATTAAGGCACAGGCACCGGCAACATGAGGAGCTGCCATACTTGTTCCCTGCAATGATAAGTACCCTCCTGGAATTGTTGAGTTGATAGCAACTCCAGGTGCGACCAAATCCGGTTTAATGTCCCATGTTCCCGTTACTGGTCCGCGGGAACTAAAGTCAGCCAGCTGATCCTT
Above is a genomic segment from Neobacillus endophyticus containing:
- a CDS encoding AtpZ/AtpI family protein, whose translation is MGQKNQKNRNPFQAMALMSAILFQLVGCILIGIFAGRWLDNHWGTEPIFLIVGLLLGLATGTYSMLRSIRNYFSED